In Lotus japonicus ecotype B-129 chromosome 5, LjGifu_v1.2, one genomic interval encodes:
- the LOC130719459 gene encoding agamous-like MADS-box protein AGL62 codes for MDMLNQEKKTTGHKNIEIKKIVKKEYKQITFSKRRPVLFKKASELCILCDVQIAIVVFSPGGKLFCFGHPNPKTVITRYLNGTTSEDSEPGKPRPMPSTYEGYNKRYEAAIKRLEMEEKTLEEMEFMKFLNVGEWWNDPIEEMRVDQVEQFMLCLDDLRVNLVIKANELARMKKSVL; via the coding sequence ATGGATATGTTGAATCAGGAGAAGAAAACCACAGGCCACAAGAACATTGAGATCAAGAAGATTGTCAAGAAAGAATATAAGCAGATCACGTTCTCGAAACGACGCCCAGTCCTGTTCAAGAAAGCAAGTGAACTATGCATTTTATGCGATGTTCAAATAGCAATTGTTGTGTTTTCTCCAGGTGGAAAATTGTTCTGCTTTGGCCATCCCAACCCAAAAACCGTCATCACTCGCTATCTCAATGGAACTACTTCTGAAGATTCGGAACCTGGAAAGCCAAGACCCATGCCTTCAACATATGAAGGGTACAATAAACGATACGAGGCGGCGATAAAGAGATTGGAGATGGAGGAGAAGACACTAGAAGAGATGGAATTTATGAAGTTTTTGAACGTAGGAGAATGGTGGAACGATCCGATTGAGGAGATGAGGGTTGATCAAGTTGAGCAATTTATGTTGTGTTTAGATGACTTAAGGGTAAATCTGGTAATAAAAGCAAATGAATTGGCGAGGATGAAGAAATCAGTTTTGTAG